One part of the [Pantoea] beijingensis genome encodes these proteins:
- a CDS encoding ankyrin repeat domain-containing protein — translation MQTRGTGFSQLPNELVMQVAGHIKNSRDMVNFASTSKSNHANMSESFHLLPPGEQQKHFLSAIMRDDVDALAFMLKSEPSQSGAIDAGLNMFHNLYGKESVVWLASLESRKANEIIGLLLDNTTTAPSLLIASNACKLTPSISADTALKLFERSFNGDPANFMSQSAELLHSSAQHGNIGTLRALLTMPQLGLDINALHQGTSLLTKSIRSHNLDMQKFLINETNINPNIRDESGSTPIHEAINESFSNRMGLADGGVDTVTALLKNKKLDVNMPHEPTGREPLGAMLHHLELATRATGSGGHIPLNMELKGTLILSLLLKKPELNVNAKDTEHGQTALHTCARIGFETGVKSLVNHPDIDIHAKCFQGNRPRAYASDPEIKKLLPKYGLVEKMKKTMK, via the coding sequence ATGCAAACGCGTGGAACAGGGTTTTCTCAGCTACCAAATGAACTAGTCATGCAAGTGGCAGGACATATTAAAAACTCACGAGACATGGTTAACTTCGCTTCAACCAGTAAGAGCAATCATGCGAATATGTCGGAGTCATTTCATTTACTTCCACCCGGCGAGCAACAAAAGCATTTCCTTTCTGCCATAATGCGTGACGACGTGGACGCACTGGCTTTTATGCTAAAATCCGAGCCTAGTCAGAGTGGGGCTATTGATGCCGGTCTCAATATGTTCCACAACTTATATGGCAAGGAATCGGTTGTATGGCTTGCGAGTCTTGAAAGTAGAAAAGCGAATGAAATTATAGGATTGTTACTAGATAATACAACCACCGCGCCTTCACTTTTAATTGCCAGTAACGCGTGCAAACTGACCCCTTCGATAAGTGCCGACACAGCATTAAAACTCTTCGAACGAAGCTTTAACGGTGATCCGGCCAATTTCATGTCGCAGTCGGCCGAGTTATTGCACTCATCAGCTCAACACGGAAATATAGGCACACTGCGTGCTTTGTTAACGATGCCTCAGTTGGGATTAGATATTAACGCATTACATCAAGGCACGTCTTTATTAACCAAATCAATTCGCTCACACAATCTTGATATGCAGAAGTTTTTAATTAATGAGACAAATATAAACCCCAATATAAGAGATGAATCAGGCAGTACGCCAATCCATGAGGCCATAAACGAATCTTTTTCTAATCGCATGGGTCTTGCCGATGGTGGAGTTGACACGGTAACAGCACTGTTAAAAAATAAAAAGCTTGATGTTAATATGCCACATGAGCCTACGGGTAGGGAGCCTCTGGGCGCAATGCTTCATCACCTTGAGTTAGCAACTCGCGCCACCGGTAGCGGCGGTCACATCCCCTTAAATATGGAGTTAAAGGGAACGCTGATACTTTCACTGTTATTAAAAAAACCAGAATTGAATGTCAATGCAAAAGATACCGAACATGGGCAAACGGCCCTGCATACATGTGCGCGCATTGGTTTCGAAACAGGCGTTAAGTCATTAGTTAATCACCCGGATATCGATATCCATGCTAAATGCTTTCAGGGAAATCGTCCCCGCGCTTATGCCTCGGACCCTGAAATTAAAAAACTACTTCCAAAATATGGGCTTGTTGAGAAAATGAAAAAAACGATGAAATAA
- a CDS encoding D-2-hydroxyacid dehydrogenase family protein, whose protein sequence is MADWSLLADRVTVSYLHEAIRDRTTLITTLYDADIVVAMRERTPLDSALFAALPNLKLIITSGMRNAAIDLAAAKQRDIVVCGTEGGSEAPTELTWALILGLARHLHIENRNLVQGGPWQSTLGTTLNGKKIGLIGLGKIGKKMAILAQAFGMSVCAWSPNLTRARASEAGVEFCATKDALLTRCDFVSLHLICSGTTQGILQYADLKKMKQSAYLINTSRAALLEKGALLMALKNGDIAGAGIDVFEEEPLPADSDYRQAPNLLALPHLGYVSDSNYRQYFPQTVENIQCWLAGEPVRRIN, encoded by the coding sequence ATGGCAGACTGGTCGCTATTGGCTGACCGCGTGACTGTTTCTTATTTACACGAGGCGATCCGCGACCGGACTACGTTGATCACGACGCTGTATGATGCCGATATTGTTGTCGCCATGCGTGAGCGCACCCCACTCGACAGTGCGCTGTTTGCGGCGTTGCCAAACCTGAAACTTATTATTACTTCTGGTATGAGAAATGCTGCTATAGATCTTGCGGCTGCAAAGCAGCGGGACATTGTGGTTTGCGGAACGGAAGGGGGGAGTGAGGCGCCGACAGAGTTAACGTGGGCGTTGATATTGGGGCTTGCCCGCCATCTGCACATTGAAAACCGCAATCTGGTACAAGGTGGGCCGTGGCAATCGACGCTGGGTACCACGCTTAATGGAAAAAAAATAGGGTTAATCGGGCTGGGCAAAATTGGTAAAAAAATGGCCATCCTTGCTCAGGCCTTTGGTATGTCAGTTTGTGCCTGGAGTCCTAATCTTACGCGGGCCCGCGCCAGTGAGGCTGGCGTCGAATTTTGTGCGACGAAAGACGCTTTGCTGACACGCTGCGATTTTGTCTCGCTTCATCTTATCTGCTCCGGCACGACTCAGGGTATTTTGCAGTATGCCGATCTGAAGAAAATGAAACAAAGCGCCTACTTAATCAATACCTCACGCGCGGCGCTGCTGGAAAAAGGTGCGCTCCTGATGGCGTTAAAAAATGGGGATATTGCCGGTGCTGGAATTGATGTATTTGAAGAAGAGCCGCTACCCGCTGATTCAGACTATCGTCAGGCGCCTAACCTACTGGCATTGCCGCATTTGGGCTATGTCAGTGACAGCAATTATCGTCAATACTTTCCGCAGACGGTGGAGAACATTCAATGCTGGCTGGCGGGTGAGCCTGTCAGAAGAATAAATTGA
- the tenA gene encoding thiaminase II, whose amino-acid sequence MYTTLFELGLYGQLRQQAGRHWQDYVTHPFVQSLGAGTLPESAFRHYLTQDYLFLIHFARAYALLVSKLRTLPEMRMATASLNAIVSELPLHVDYCTRWGLNEAEMARQPEAAETMNYTRYVLDIGHSGDALDLLAALMPCVAGYAEIGLRLLNETSTRIEGHRYASWIRNYGDKTYLAGVKASLDLLENVGQQRGAQARFSELSQVFTTATQLETAFWQMGLNASEKTAALYPL is encoded by the coding sequence ATGTATACGACTCTGTTTGAGCTCGGTCTTTACGGACAACTCCGCCAGCAGGCGGGACGCCACTGGCAGGATTACGTTACCCATCCCTTTGTGCAATCACTCGGTGCAGGCACGCTCCCTGAGTCTGCATTCCGCCATTATCTTACGCAGGATTATCTGTTCCTGATCCATTTTGCCCGCGCCTATGCACTGCTGGTCAGCAAATTACGCACCTTACCTGAAATGCGTATGGCCACCGCCTCACTCAATGCCATCGTCTCTGAACTGCCGTTACACGTCGACTATTGCACCCGTTGGGGATTGAATGAGGCAGAAATGGCCCGGCAGCCCGAAGCTGCAGAAACCATGAATTACACTCGCTATGTACTGGATATTGGTCACTCGGGTGATGCGCTGGATCTGCTTGCTGCTTTAATGCCTTGCGTTGCGGGCTATGCGGAAATTGGTCTGCGCCTGTTAAACGAAACGTCCACCCGCATAGAAGGTCATCGTTATGCTTCATGGATACGAAACTACGGTGATAAAACCTATCTTGCTGGCGTGAAGGCTTCACTTGATTTGCTGGAAAACGTTGGTCAGCAGCGCGGCGCACAGGCGCGCTTTAGTGAGCTTTCACAAGTTTTCACCACCGCGACCCAGCTGGAAACGGCCTTTTGGCAGATGGGACTAAACGCATCAGAAAAAACTGCAGCGTTGTATCCACTGTGA
- a CDS encoding 3-hydroxyacyl-CoA dehydrogenase family protein: MSDLPADNFGAAPVAIVGAGTLGRRIALMMFAHGVRVRLYDAQPTSAQAALTFIEQQAPALAERTGHIAGKIEISTDLSQAVEGAWLIIEAIPEDIELKRALFGELDRLASSSAILASNSSSYPSSQMIDQVSAQGRSRVVNTHFYMPPTQNAVEIASCGHTEDAIITRLNHFFPRCGFYPFVVRKESVGFIFNRVWAAVKRECLEVVATGVSTPEDVDGIYKVSLGAQFGPFEMMDRIGLDVVYNIEKHYAALNPELSAQPLKLLKEYINQGHLGMKTGQGFYQYDDKGQRR; this comes from the coding sequence ATGAGCGATTTACCTGCGGATAATTTTGGTGCTGCACCTGTTGCGATCGTGGGGGCAGGCACGTTGGGTCGGCGTATTGCGTTAATGATGTTTGCCCATGGCGTTCGGGTACGGCTTTATGACGCTCAACCTACCTCGGCGCAGGCGGCTTTAACATTCATTGAGCAACAGGCACCTGCATTGGCCGAGAGAACAGGGCATATCGCGGGGAAGATTGAAATTAGTACAGACCTTTCACAGGCCGTAGAAGGCGCCTGGCTGATCATTGAGGCTATTCCTGAAGATATTGAACTTAAGCGAGCGTTGTTTGGGGAGCTGGATCGGCTTGCGTCAAGCAGCGCTATTTTGGCGAGTAACTCTTCCTCATACCCTTCCAGCCAGATGATTGACCAGGTCAGCGCACAAGGCCGAAGCAGAGTGGTGAATACCCATTTTTATATGCCGCCAACGCAAAATGCGGTTGAAATTGCCAGTTGCGGGCATACCGAAGACGCAATTATCACGCGCCTCAACCATTTCTTCCCCCGCTGCGGATTTTATCCTTTTGTTGTACGTAAAGAGAGCGTCGGCTTTATTTTTAATCGTGTCTGGGCGGCGGTTAAACGTGAATGTCTTGAGGTGGTGGCGACTGGCGTATCAACGCCGGAAGATGTTGATGGTATTTATAAGGTGAGCCTTGGCGCGCAGTTTGGCCCCTTCGAGATGATGGACAGAATTGGTTTGGATGTGGTGTACAATATTGAAAAACACTATGCCGCCTTAAATCCCGAACTCTCGGCCCAACCTCTTAAGTTACTGAAGGAATATATTAATCAGGGGCATTTGGGGATGAAAACGGGGCAGGGGTTTTATCAGTATGATGATAAAGGCCAGCGGCGATAG
- a CDS encoding ABC transporter ATP-binding protein produces the protein MSTLSSGTVPPGIRVRDLTLRFGQQTLFEGLNLDIDSGSIVALLGASGAGKTSLLKIIAGLSKPTSGTVIGSDGLPIAGRIAWMGQKDLLYPWLTIDENITLGARLRGEKANKEWARHLLERVGLCGYGNALPGTLSGGMRQRAAIARTLYERQPIVLMDEPFSALDAITRAMIQTLAAELLAQHTVLLITHDPMEACRLSHRLLVLSRYPAGIDASHHIAGQPPRAPDDANLLKSQAELLQQLVRAAE, from the coding sequence ATGTCCACCCTCAGCAGTGGCACTGTTCCGCCAGGAATAAGGGTTCGCGATCTCACTCTGCGCTTTGGCCAGCAAACCCTTTTTGAAGGGCTCAATCTGGATATCGACAGCGGTAGCATTGTGGCGCTACTTGGTGCCAGTGGGGCAGGAAAAACCAGCCTGCTAAAAATTATTGCCGGTCTGTCAAAACCAACGTCGGGAACGGTAATCGGCAGTGATGGCCTTCCCATCGCCGGACGCATCGCGTGGATGGGGCAGAAAGATCTCCTCTATCCGTGGCTGACGATCGACGAAAACATTACTCTCGGCGCACGCTTACGTGGTGAAAAGGCCAATAAGGAATGGGCCAGACACCTGCTTGAACGCGTGGGATTATGCGGCTATGGCAACGCATTACCCGGCACACTATCGGGGGGGATGCGACAGCGTGCCGCTATCGCCCGCACCCTGTACGAACGTCAGCCGATTGTCCTGATGGATGAGCCCTTTTCAGCACTGGATGCAATTACCCGCGCCATGATCCAGACACTGGCTGCCGAACTGCTAGCGCAGCATACCGTATTACTGATTACCCACGACCCAATGGAGGCTTGCCGTTTAAGTCATCGCCTGCTGGTACTCTCTCGTTACCCTGCCGGTATTGATGCTTCGCATCACATCGCGGGTCAACCGCCGCGCGCACCAGATGATGCTAACTTGCTGAAGAGCCAGGCTGAACTATTACAACAGCTGGTGAGGGCAGCAGAATGA
- a CDS encoding ABC transporter permease produces the protein MKPLSEGRLSRLRRGLTVCFGLLLLWWLATLSNIPSFLLPSPIAVAKALWYGRDYLAYHSLVTASEIVSGLTIGVLLGVLLALSMIFSPRLQRWLMPLLLTSQAIPVFALAPLLVLWFGFGMSAKVAMAVLVIFFPVASAFFDGLRRVNNDYLDLARTLRASPWAQLRHVRLMAALPAFGSGLRMAAAVAPIGAIIGEWVGSAEGLGYVMLNANARMQTDICFAALFILVVMTILLWVAVDALLLRLIVWAPENDA, from the coding sequence ATGAAACCCCTTTCTGAAGGACGTCTTTCACGCCTGCGCCGTGGTCTGACGGTATGTTTCGGCCTACTACTATTGTGGTGGCTGGCCACCCTGAGCAATATTCCCTCCTTTCTGCTGCCCTCGCCCATCGCGGTCGCGAAGGCCCTCTGGTACGGGCGAGATTATCTTGCGTATCACTCGCTGGTGACCGCCAGCGAAATCGTCAGCGGTCTGACGATCGGCGTCCTGCTCGGCGTGCTGCTGGCACTGAGCATGATCTTCTCTCCACGATTACAACGCTGGCTGATGCCGCTGCTACTGACCAGCCAGGCAATACCGGTATTTGCATTGGCTCCACTACTGGTGCTGTGGTTCGGTTTTGGGATGAGCGCCAAAGTGGCCATGGCGGTGCTGGTCATTTTTTTTCCGGTCGCCTCTGCCTTCTTTGATGGGTTGCGCCGGGTAAACAACGACTACCTCGATCTGGCTCGTACTCTGCGCGCGTCACCGTGGGCACAGTTACGGCACGTTCGGCTGATGGCGGCGCTGCCAGCCTTTGGTTCCGGCCTGCGTATGGCCGCCGCCGTTGCCCCCATCGGTGCCATCATTGGGGAATGGGTCGGCTCGGCGGAAGGATTAGGTTACGTCATGCTTAACGCCAACGCACGTATGCAGACCGATATCTGCTTTGCCGCGCTGTTTATTCTGGTCGTCATGACCATCCTGCTATGGGTAGCGGTTGATGCCCTATTGCTGCGTCTGATTGTCTGGGCGCCGGAAAACGATGCATAA
- a CDS encoding ankyrin repeat domain-containing protein, which yields MQTRGTGYSQLPNELVMHVAGHIKDSRDMTSFASTSKNNYANTLQSFHLLPPGEQQKHLLSAIMNDNVDAVAFMLKAEPNQSGAIDASHHSVHNLYGKESVIWLASLQSKNANEFIKLLLKNTNTSPTVSIASNACKLGTPMSTSTALKFFERSFNADPANFKSQANDMMHLSAQSRDPGTLRALLMMPQLGLDTNSIQNGTSLLSKSLYSNNHNMLKFLVNETNIDPNIKDTSGNTPLHTAMIESVSDRVSIDTIKTLLSSNRINANISNNQGQTPLKMVVDYFIMLRKGRNDISINQTSKLTSALSLLLKSPGLNINEKDTATGNTALHRCADSGFESGVRLLASHPDININSKNFSGKRARDFASNPEIKKLLPKDGFFDKIKQTIR from the coding sequence ATGCAAACACGTGGGACAGGGTACTCTCAGCTACCGAATGAGTTGGTCATGCATGTGGCAGGGCATATTAAAGATTCACGAGATATGACGAGCTTCGCGTCAACCAGTAAGAATAATTATGCTAATACATTACAGTCATTTCATTTACTTCCACCTGGCGAGCAACAAAAGCATTTACTCTCTGCCATAATGAATGACAATGTGGATGCAGTGGCTTTTATGCTAAAAGCCGAGCCTAACCAGAGTGGTGCCATTGATGCCAGCCACCATTCGGTACATAACTTATATGGAAAGGAATCGGTTATATGGCTGGCGAGCCTGCAAAGTAAGAATGCAAATGAATTCATCAAACTATTGCTAAAAAATACAAACACCTCCCCTACAGTTTCAATTGCCAGTAATGCGTGTAAGCTGGGCACGCCAATGAGTACCTCGACAGCGTTAAAATTCTTTGAGCGAAGTTTTAACGCCGATCCTGCCAATTTTAAATCACAGGCAAATGATATGATGCACTTATCTGCTCAATCCAGAGATCCAGGAACGCTGCGTGCTTTATTAATGATGCCACAACTGGGATTAGATACTAACTCAATCCAAAATGGCACGTCTTTATTAAGTAAATCACTATATTCGAATAATCATAACATGCTTAAATTTTTAGTTAATGAGACGAATATTGATCCAAATATAAAAGACACATCTGGTAATACGCCGCTCCATACGGCAATGATAGAATCTGTTTCTGATAGAGTAAGCATTGATACAATAAAAACGCTCTTAAGCAGTAACAGAATTAATGCTAATATTTCAAATAACCAAGGGCAAACGCCGCTAAAAATGGTTGTTGATTATTTTATCATGCTAAGAAAAGGTAGAAATGATATTTCCATTAATCAAACGTCAAAATTAACATCGGCGCTCTCATTGCTGTTAAAATCGCCCGGATTAAACATCAATGAAAAAGATACTGCGACGGGTAATACGGCCCTGCATCGGTGTGCAGACTCTGGTTTTGAAAGTGGCGTTAGGTTATTAGCCTCCCATCCTGACATTAATATCAATAGTAAAAATTTTAGTGGAAAACGCGCCCGTGATTTCGCCTCGAATCCTGAAATTAAAAAACTACTGCCAAAAGATGGTTTTTTTGACAAAATAAAACAAACAATCAGATAA
- a CDS encoding gamma-glutamylcyclotransferase family protein yields the protein MASLFVYGTLRLGHSNAHILENIGGEWLQGYVTGTFYEYGWGAAADFPGIVLDKNGPRVNGYLFLSDNLEAHWPMLDEFEDGYDRVEVSVTTLNNQQITAWIYQLQPQTGP from the coding sequence ATGGCGTCTTTATTTGTTTACGGTACGTTACGCTTAGGTCACTCTAATGCACACATACTTGAGAACATCGGCGGTGAGTGGCTGCAAGGTTATGTGACCGGTACATTTTACGAATATGGCTGGGGAGCTGCCGCAGACTTCCCAGGAATAGTACTGGATAAAAATGGACCACGAGTAAATGGTTACTTATTTTTATCCGATAACCTGGAGGCTCACTGGCCCATGTTAGACGAGTTTGAAGATGGTTATGATCGTGTTGAGGTGAGTGTAACCACGCTGAATAACCAGCAGATCACCGCATGGATCTATCAGTTACAACCGCAAACGGGACCGTAG